From a single Paenibacillus sp. FSL W8-0426 genomic region:
- a CDS encoding response regulator, whose amino-acid sequence MAMTYRTIIVEDEALIRRNVSRKFRELDSRFEVIGEARNGREALQLMEQTVPDLVVTDIQMPVMNGLELAKHLYFAYPHVKIVILSGHHEFEYARQAISYKVEDYLLKPLREDQLRALLDAMEIKLGHAADSLTHVSAVTEEQAQPEDIADAVKLYLKQNYMHEITLQDMAGQLHFSVDYLGKCFKKVTGETPLKYLTGLRLNEAKRMLAAHEDMDIKSVGRAVGYGDSHYFSRIFKNKTGLYPSDYRQQCAQRKKAQSAHQGDVS is encoded by the coding sequence ATGGCAATGACTTATCGAACGATCATCGTAGAAGACGAGGCGTTGATTCGTCGCAATGTGTCGCGCAAATTTCGGGAGCTGGATTCCCGGTTCGAAGTCATCGGAGAGGCGCGGAACGGCCGTGAAGCGCTGCAATTGATGGAGCAAACGGTCCCCGATCTCGTGGTGACGGACATTCAGATGCCGGTGATGAACGGGTTAGAGTTGGCCAAACATCTATATTTCGCCTACCCGCATGTGAAGATCGTCATTTTGAGCGGCCATCATGAATTCGAGTACGCGCGGCAGGCGATCAGCTATAAAGTGGAGGATTATCTGCTCAAGCCGCTAAGGGAAGATCAGCTGCGAGCGCTGCTGGATGCGATGGAAATCAAGCTGGGCCATGCTGCGGATTCGCTTACCCATGTCAGCGCCGTGACGGAGGAGCAGGCGCAGCCGGAGGATATCGCCGATGCGGTGAAGCTTTACCTGAAACAAAATTACATGCATGAGATCACGCTGCAGGACATGGCGGGGCAGCTGCATTTCAGCGTCGATTATTTGGGGAAATGCTTCAAAAAGGTCACCGGGGAAACGCCGCTCAAATATTTGACCGGGCTGCGGCTGAACGAGGCCAAGCGGATGCTGGCTGCCCATGAAGACATGGATATCAAGAGCGTGGGCAGAGCGGTAGGGTACGGAGACTCCCACTATTTCAGCCGGATTTTCAAAAACAAAACGGGACTGTACCCCAGCGATTACCGGCAGCAGTGCGCGCAACGAAAAAAAGCCCAGTCTGCGCATCAGGGTGACGTGAGCTGA